CTGGCCCAGGACGAGGCCTGGCGCACGGAGTACCTGTACTCGCGGGCCGCGACCATCTACGGCGGCACCGCGGAGATCCAGCGCAACATCGTCGCGCGCCGCCTGCTCGACCTCGGGAAGGAGTGAGACACGGTGGACACCGCCGAACGCGAACTGCTGGAAGAAACCCTGCGCAGGACCATGAAGACGAACACGCCGGGAGCCGGACTCGACGCCGCCCTGGCCGACCTGGGCTGGACCGAGATGCTCGCCCAGGAACCGGGCACCGCGATCCCGCTGGTGTTCCGGCTGCTCGGCGAGACCGGCGTCCAGGCGCCGGTCCTCAACGACGTCGTCCTGCGATCGGCGGGCGCCCCGCTCAAGGACCCGCCGCCGCTGCCATACGCGGGCGGGGCCTGGGTGACATGGGTCAGCGACGACACGGCCGAAGCCGGCCCGCTTGACCCCGGCCTGCCCCTGCGCCCCACCGAACCCGGCCACCTCCCCGCACCGGCCCTGGCTGCGGGACGCCGGGCGCTGGGCTGGTGGCTGCTCGGCTCCGGGCGGGCCATGCTGACGCTCGCCCGTGAACACGTCCTGGAACGGCAGCAGTTCGGACGCCCGCTCGCCTCCTTCCAGGCGCTCCGGCACCGGCTGGCGGAGACGTACGTGGCGCTGGAGGCCGCGGAGGCGGTCCTCGCCGCGGCCGACAACGACACCGGGTCCCTGCTGGCCAAGGCCGTGGCGGGCCGGTCCGCGCTCACCGCCGCCCGCCACTGCCAGCAGGCGCTCGGCGGCATCGGCTTCACCGCCGAGCACGCCCTGCACCGGCACGTCAAACGCGCTCTGGTCCTCGACGGGCTGCTCGGCTCCACCCGTGAGCTGACCCGCGAGGCCGGCCGGCTGCTGCTGCGCGAGGACCACGCACCCCGCCTCGTCGACCTGTGAGGAGCGCCCCGTGACCGGCCTGTGGAACGACCTGCTCGACTGCCTCGACCTCGCGCCCGCCGGGGCGAACGCCCACGAGGGCAGCTCACAGCAGTTGGAGTACCGGCGGCTCTTCGGCGGGCAGTTGCTCGCCCAGTTCGCCTGCGCGGCGCAACTCGCCGCGCCCGGCAAGGCCCTGAAGTCGCTGCACACCCAGTTCCTGCGGGAAGGACGCACCGGTGAACCGGTCGTCTACCGGAGCGAGGTGGCGCAGCAGGGCCGGACCTTCGCGGCCGTACGGCTCACCGCCCACCAGGAGCGGGGGGTCGTCGCGGTGGCGAACGCGAGCCTGCACACTTGGGAAGAAGGGTCCGACCGGCAGACGACCGAGCCCGTGCCGCCCCTGCCAGGACCGGAGCACGCCGTCGAACTCGGTCTGCTTCCCTGGGAGTCGAGGGCGGCGGCCGATCTCGACACGCCGAAGTCCGAGCCTGCCGAGTACGCGCTGTGGACCCGGATCCCGCCCGCGTCGCACACCTTCGCCCCCGCACTCCTCGCCTACGCCACCGACCTCACGGCGATCGGCACCGCGCTACGGCCCGTCGAGGGCGTGACCCAGGCGGACGCCGGCCTGGCCTTCACCTCGGCCGTCACCTCGCACACCGTGTGGCTCCACCGGCCGTTCACCACCGGGGACTGGCTGCTGCTGCGCCAGCACAGCCCGCTCGCCGCACACGGACGGTCCTTCGCGCGCGGCGACGTCCTCACCCGGGACGGCTCACTGCTCGCGTCGTACGCGCAGGAGGCGTTGCTGCGGTTCCCGCCGCGGGAGGCCTCCTCCGTACCGCAGGACCAGTGACGCCCCACCCCGACCACCCGCTTCACCACCCGACCGCCGCGCCGACACCTCGACGGCGCTGCGGCACGGTCAGTATCCTCATGCGTCCAGACCGCCGCGCCTGACGAGCTGGCTCGCGATGACGTTCCGCTGGATCTCGTTGGTTCCCTCGCCGACGATCATCAGCGGGGCGTCACGGAAGTAGCGTTCGACGTCGAACTCCGTGGAGTAGCCGTACCCGCCGTGGATGCGCACGGCGTTGAGGGCGATCTGCATGGCGGTCTCGGAGGCGAACAGCTTCGCCATCCCCGCCTCCATGCCCACCCGCCGGCCGGCGTCGGCCTCCCGGGCCGCGTACAGGGTGAGCTGACGGGCCGCACTCAGTGAAGTGGCCATGTCCGCCAGGTAGTTGCCGACCGACTGGTGCTTCCAGATCGGCTTGCCGAACGACTCCCGCTCCTGGGCGTAGGCGAGGGCGTCCTCGAACGCCGCCCGGCCGACCCCGAGCGCGCGGGCGGCGACCTGCAGACGTCCGGTCTCCAGGCCCTGCATCATCTGGGCGAAGCCCTTGCCCTCCACACCGCCGAGCAGAGCGTCGCCCGGGACCCGGAAGTCCTCGAAGGACAGCTCGCAGCTCTCCACGCCCTTGTAACCGAGCTTGGGCAGGTCGCGGGAGACGGTCAGCCCCGGACCGTGTTCCACGAGCAGGATCGAGATGCCCAGGTGAGCGGGCACGGCGTCCGGGTCGGTCTTGCACATCAGGGCGATCAGGCCGGAACGGCGGGCGTTGGTGATCCAGGTCTTCACCCCGTTGACCACGTAGCCGCGATCGCCGTCCCGGCGCGCGACCGTGCACATGGCCTGCAGGTCCGAACCTCCGCCGGGCTCGGTCAGCGCCATGGTCGCGCGGATCTCACCGGTGGCCGTCGCCGGCAGGTACCGGCGCTGCTGCGCCTGCGTGCCGAAGTGCTGCAGCAGCTTGGCGACGACGGCGTGGCCGCCCATCGCGCCGGTCAGGCTCATCCAGCCGCGGGCCAGTTCCTCGGTGATCAGGACGTGGCAGGGGGTGGAGACGGGGGTGCCGCCGTGGCTTTCGGGGACGGCGAGCCCGAAGACGCCGAGCCGCTTCATCCGGTCGATCAGGGCCTCGGGATAGGTGTTCGCGTGTTCCAGTTCCCGTACGACCGGCCTCACCTCCTTGTCGACGAAGTCACGCACCGTACGGACGATGAACCGCTCGTCCTCGGACAGGATGTCGAGAGTGCTCATGCTGTGGCGTCCTCGTGGGTGGAGGGGGTGGCGAGGGGGGCAGGCGTGGCGGCGAGGGGGCGTGGGGCGGATGCCGCCGACGGCTTCGCCCGGCGCTTCAGATGACGTGTTCCGCCCTCAGCCGGTCGATGTCGGCGGTGCTGTATCCGAGGGCGGCCAGGATCGTCCCGGTGTGCTCACCGACGGCGGGGACGGGATCCATGCGCGCGGCGACGCCGGTCAGGTCCGCCGGCGGCAACAGCGCCCGCACCGTGGCTCCGCCGGGGATCCCCACGTCCCGCCAGCGGTCCCGGCCGCTGAGCACCGGGTGCTCGAGGAACTGCGCCACGTCGTTCACCCCGGCGTTGGCGATGCCCGCCGCGTCCAGCAGGTCCGTCACCTCGGCGCTGTCGAGTTCGCCGAACCGCCCGGCGACGATCACGTTCAGTTCCTCACGGTGGACGACCCGGGCGGAGCCGGTGGCGAAACGTGGATCCGCGACCAGCTCGGGCAGGCCGAGGATCCGGTCGCACAGAGCGGCCCATTCCCGTTCGTTCTGGATGGAGAACAGGATGTCCTGGCCGTCGGCGGCGGTGTAGGCGCCGTACGGCGCGATGGTGGCGTGCTGAGTGCCGAGGCGCGGGGGCTGGGTGCCGCCGAAGCCGGTGTAGTAGGCGGGCTGGTTCATCCACTTGGCCAGTGCCTCGAACAGCGAGACCTCCACGGCGCGGGCGACACCGGTGGTGGCACGGGTGAGCAGGGCGGTGAGAATCCCGGAGTAGGCGTACATGCCGGCCGCGATGTCGGCGATCGACACCCCGACCCGGGCTGCGCCGTGCGCGTTGCCGGTGAGCGAGACCAGCCCGGTCTGGCACTGCACCAGGAGGTCGTACGCCTTGCGGTCGGCCCACGGGCCGCTGGAGCCGTAGCCCGTGATGGAACACGGGACGAGCGAGGGGAAGCGGTCGAGGAGCGCGTCGGCGCCCAGGCCCATGCGTACGGCCGCTCCTGGCGCCAGGTTCTGCACGAACACGTCCGCGTCCGCGAGCAGTTGCTCAAGGACGGCCCTTCCCGCCTCCCACTTCAGGTCGAGGGTGACGGACTCCTTGGACCGGTTGAGCCACACGAAGTAACTGGACTCGCCGTGCACCGTGGTGTCGTAGCGGCGGGCGAAGTCACCTCCGCCGGGCCGCTCCACCTTGATGACCCGGGCGCCGAGGTCGGCCAGCTGGCGGGTCGCGAAGGGGGCGGCCACCGCCTGCTCCAGACTGACGACGGTGAGGCCGGCCAGCGGCAGCGGGGCGGGGGGCTCGGTCATGGGCGACCTCCAGAAGGATGCGGGTCCCGTACCGGGACCATCATCATGAACGCTCATGGCGACGGTAATGAAATGACATTTCCTGATACCCCCATGCGCACACCGGATGACCGCCGCAGGAGGGCCCGCTCGTGGACATCAAGCAACTCAGGGCGATCGTCACGGTCGCCGAGGTGGGCAGTGTCACGCGCGCCGCGGAGCTACTGCATCTGGTGCAGCCCGCTGTGACCCGGCAGATCCGCGCCCTGGAGCAGGAACTCGGCGTCGACCTCTTCGAACGGACCGGGACGGGCATGCGGCCCACCGAGGCGGGCACCGTCATGGTCGAGCGTGCCCGGCGGGCCCTCGACGAACTGGAGCGGGCCCGCGCCGAGGTGCAGCCGGCGCCGGGCGAGGTGTCGGGCATCGTCACCGTCGGTCTGTTGGAGAGCACCGGCGACCTGCTCGCCGAGCCCCTGGTGACCGCGGTCGCCCGCAGTCATCCCGGCGTTCAACTCCGCTTGATGACCGCCTACTCGGGGCACCTCCAGCGCTGGCTCGACGACGGCGACCTGGACCTGACCCTGCTCTACGACCTGGACAGCACCCCCTCGCTCAACGCCCGCCCGCTGCTGCGTGAACGGCTGTGGGCGGTCGCTCCACCGGGGGCCGGGCTGCGCGCCGACCGTCCGGTGGCGTTCGCCGAGGCGGCCGGGCACCCGCTCGTGATGCCCGCCGCCGGGCACGGTCTGCGCCGGTTGGTCGACGCGGCGGCTGTACGGGCGGGTTCCGCGTTGGATGTCGCCGTACAGACCAACTCCATGACAGTGCAGAAGCAGCTCGTCAGGGCGGGGCACGGGTGGACGGTCCTGCCCGGTGTCGGTATCGCCGAGGACGTCGCGCACGGCACCCTGAGCGCGGCGCCGCTCAGCGAGCCCGACGTGTGGCGCTCGATCGTCCTCGGCACTCCCCGGTCCGGGCGCACCCCGCCCGCTGTGGAGGTCGTGGCCCGGGAGCTGGTTGGCCGGATCAACCGGGCGGTGGCCCGGGGCAGTTGGCCCTCCGCCCAACCGCACAACGCCGGCGCTTCCCCCGAGGACGAGTAACGCGGCGCAGCCGACGCGAACAGCGAGAGACGACAAGGACGGATGGACGATGCGGCCCACCCCACCCCCGCTCCACACCTACGTGGAGTCGTGGACGCCAGGACCGGTCAGGGACGAGGACGTGCTGGGCGTCGGCCCTGCGGCGGCCCTGTCGGCGGTGCTGAACCTGCCAGGACCCGCCCCGAAGGCGGGCGAGGCGCTTGCGCCGATGTGGCAGTGGCTCTTCTTCCTGAGCTGGCCCGCCGGGCGGCTACTCGGCGCCGACGGGCACCCGTTGGACGGCCACTTCCTGCCACCCCTGCCTCACCGGCAGCGCATGTGGGCGGGCGGCCGGTGCGAGATCACCCAGCCCCTGTGCCTCGGTGAACCCGTCGAACGGGTCAGTTCCCTCGCTTCCGTGACCGCCAAGCGGGGGCGTACGGGCGAGATGCTGTTCGTCACCGAGCGCCGTGAGTTCCGTAGGCGGGCGGACGTGTCTCGTGGAGGAGCAGGACATCGTCTACCGGTCCGGGGGGCGGCGGACAACACCCGGCCGCCGTCGGCGAGTTCACCCGGCCGCACGTGGACGAGCCGTGGCAGCTCCCCCTGCACCCCGACCCGGCGCTGCTCTTCCGCTTCAGCGCGCTGACCGCGAACGCCCACCGCATCCACTACGACGCACCGTACTGCCGGGACGAGGAGGGTTACCCCGGGCTCGTCGTCCATGGCCCGCTGCTGGCCCTGCTCATGCTGGAACTCGCCCGCCGGGACGCCCTCGGCCGGCGGGTGCGCTCCCTGTCGTACCGGCTGCGTCGGCCGGTGTTCGCCGGGGAACACCTCGTGGCGTGCGGCACGCCCCGCGGTGACCACGCCGAACTGCGCGTGGCCACGGGGCGGGAGGAACAGCACGCCACGGCGGAGGTGACCTTCGAATAACCCGGTCGGTCGGGTCGCCGGACTCCCAGCCGAGACGCTCAGCCGGGCGCTTCGGTCAGGGCGCCGGTACCTCGAGTACCAGCGCCGAGCCCATGCCGCCGCCCGCGCACATCGCTGCCACGCCCACGCCGCCGCCCCGGCGGCGCAGTTCGTGGACGAGGGTGACGGCCATCCTGGTGCCGGTGGCGGCGACCGGGTGGCCGAGGGAACAGCCGCTGCCGTTGACGTTGACAAGGCCCGGGTCCAGGCCGAGATTGCGGATCGCGGCGAGCGGCACCGAAGCGAAGGCCTCGTTGATCTCGAAGAGGTCGACGTCGGACATGGTCAGGCCGGCCCGGCGCAGCGCCTTGGGGATGGCGTGGATGGGGGTGAGGCCGGTCTCCGCAGGGTCGAGCGCGACCGAGGCCCACGACCGCACGGTGGCCAGCACGGGCAGCCCCAGCACCTCCCTGGCGAGCCGTTCCTCCGCGACCGCCACGACCGCCGCCGCGTCGTTGGCTCCGCAGGCGTTGCCCGCCGTGATCGAGAAGCCCTCGATCTCCGGGTGGAGCGGTTTGAGCGCGGCCAGTTTCTGCGCGCTGGTGTCGCGGCGTGGATGCTCGTCGGCCTCGAAGGGGCCGAAGGGGGTGTCGACGGGCAACGTCTCCTGCTTGAAGCGGCCCTCGTCGAGGGCACGTACGGCGTTGCGGTGCGAGCGCAGCGCCCAGGCGTCCATCTCCTCGCGGGTGAGACCCGCCCGTACCGCGGTGTTCCAGCCGACCGTGATCGACATGTCGAGGTTGGGGGCGTCCGGGCGGTCAGGGTGCGAGGGCGGCACCCAGCGCTCGCGGTCCAGCCAGGACAGTTTGGGCGCGGTGGACGCGGAGTTGACGCCGCCCGCGAGCACCAGCCGGTCCATGTCGGCCCGGATCGAGGCCGCCGCCGTCTGGACGGCGGCGAGCCCCGCAGCGCAGTGCCGGTTCAGCGCGAGCCCCGGCACCTGCCCGAGGCCGGCCGTCACCGCCGCGTGCCGGGCGACGACGCCGCCGCCGTAGTGCGACTCGGCGAGGATCACGTCGTCAAGGAGGTCCGGGTCGAGTCCCTCGGCCGCCGCCGCGACGACACGGTCGGCCAGATCGTATACGGTCGTTTCGCGCAGACTCCCCTTGAAGGCGGTGGCGATCGGGGTACGCAGGGCTGAGACGAGCACAGCTTCAGGCATCGGCGGCCTCCTCCAGTTCGGCGACCAAGGTGCGGCGCAAGAGTTTTCCGGTGGATGTGCGGGGCAGTTCGGAGCGGAAGACGACGGTGTCCGGCGTCTTGGAGGAGCGCAGCCGCTGTCGGGCGAAGGACCGGATCTCCTCCGGGTCGCCCGATCCGACCAGCACCGCGACCAGGCGCTGGCCCCACTCCGGGTCGGCAAGCCCGAGTACGGCGGCCTCGTGCACCCCCGGATGCTGCAGCAGTACGTCCTCGATCTCGGCGGGGGCGATGTTCTCACCGGCCCGGATGATGGTGTCGTCGGCGCGGCCCTCCAGGTAGAGGTAGCCGTCCGTGTCCAGCCGGCCCCGGTCACGGGTGGCGAACCAGCCGTCCCCGGGCGCTTTGTCCGACTCCGCGTACTCGCCGGAGATCTGGTCCCCGCGGACGAAGACGAGCCCTGTGGTGTCAGGACCGAGCGTCCCTCCGTCCTCGTCGCGGATCTCGAACTCCACGCCGGGCAGCGGGCGCCCCACCGAACCGAGGCGCGCCCGTACGGCCGGATCGTCGGAGGCGATCGCCTGCCAGTGGTCCTCGGGGCCCAGCACACAGACCGACGAGGCGGTCTCGGTCAGACCGTAGGCGTTGACGAAGCCGGTGCCCGGGAACTGCCGCAGTGCCCGCTCCACCACCGGCAGGGGGCAGCGCGCGCCGCCGTAGGCGAGGCTGCGCAGGGTCGGCACGCCGGCTTCCGCTTCGCCCAGTTCCCGGGTGATGCGGGCGAGCATGGTCGGGACCACCATGGCGTGGGTCACGCCTTCGCGGCGGACCGTGGTCAGCCAGTCGGCCGGGTCGAAGGCGGACTGATAGACGACGCGGCGGCCGGCGTACAGGTTCGTCAGCAGGTTCATCACGCCGGCCACGTGGTACGGCGGCAGCGCCACCAGGGTCGCGTCGGTGGCGTTCGCCGAGCCGAAGTCCTGGGTGTTGAAGACGTAGGCGAGCAGATGGCGGTGGCGCAGCAGGGCCGCCTTGGGGGCGGCGGTGGTGCCGCTGGTGTAGAGGACGACGGCGGTGGCGTCGCGGTCCTCCGGGGCGGGCTTCCACTCCGCCTCGCCCGGGGGCGGGGCAAGAAGTGCGTCGAGGTCGGCCGGACGCAGTACCTCGGCCCCCGGGTGCCGGAGGATCAGGGCGTCCAGCTGGTCTTCGCCGAGTCGGTAGTTGAGGGGGACGAACGGGACTCCGGCCAGGGCGGCGCCGAACAGGGCGACGGGGTAGGCGAGATGGTTCGGGCCCAGGTACAGGACCGCGGTGCGGTCACGGAAGCGGTCGGCCGCGTGGCGTGCGAGGCGCTGGAGCCCGGCCGCGGACAGCGACCGGCCGCCCTCCGTGACGATTGGGCGCTCTCCCGCGGAGGCGGCCATTTCCAGGATCACGACTATGTTCATGAGAACGCCATTCTCATACACTCAGAGGCACGCTCGCAAGAGAGGGGTATCACGTGCGCATTGATGGATCGACGGCCCTGGTGGTCGGCGGCGCGGGTGGCCTCGGCGAGGCCACGGTACGGCGACTGCACGCGGCAGGCGCCACAGTGGTGGTCGCCGATCTCGCCGACGACAAGGGCAAAACCCTGGAGGCGGAGCTGGGCGTGCGGTACGTCCGCACCGACGCCACCGACGAGGACTCGGTGGCGGCCGCGGTGGAAGTGGCCGAGCGCGCGGGCGAGTTCCGCGTCGCCGTCGACTGCCACGGCGGCCCGGCGAGCGGCGGGCGGCTCGTCGGCAAGGACGGCTCGCCACTGGACCTCGCCGACTTCCGCAGCACAGTGGACATCTATCTGACCGGCGTCTTTAATGTCATGCGCATGGCTGCCTCCGCACTCGCGCGCACCGCACCCCAGGACGAGGACGGCGGACGAGGCGTGATCGTCACGACCTCGTCCATCGCCGCCTTCGAGGGGCAGATCGGCCAGCTGCCGTACGCCGCCGCCAAGGGCGGGGTGAGCGCGATGACGCTGGTCGCCGCCCGGGACCTGTCCCCCCTGGGCATCCGCGTGGTCTCCGTCGCCCCCGGCACCGTCCTCACACCCGCCTACGGCAAGGCCGCGGACCGTCTAGAGGCGTACTGGGGCCCCCAGGTACCGCATCCACGGCGCATGGGACGGCCCGACGAATACGCCGCACTGGTGCAACACCTGTGCGAAAACGACTACCTCAACGGTGAAGTCGTCCGCCTGGACGGCGCGTTGAGGTTCCCACCGAAATAGCACGTCCTCGATCACACCGATCAAAGGAGTGCCATGCGTATGAGAACCAAGGGCCTCACGGCCCTTGTGGCCCTGGTGGGCGTCACCGCCTTCCTGTCACCCGCGGAGGCGGCCCCGGCCTCCGCGTCCGCCGCCTCCTCGGCCTCGTCGGTCGCCTCGGCTTCCCGGGTCCCGCGGCCCCCCGCTCCCGAGCGGAGCGGCTGCCCCTGCCGCCGACCGCCCCCCTCGAACACGGTGGGATCGTGTACCGCGGCCGTCAACCCGCGGGGCACGGGCTGTATGTCGGGCGCCTGGGACTCCGACATCCGTAACGGTGGCTTCCTGCCGGGCGGACGTACGGTCACCGCGGTCGTGGAGTTCGCCGGTGCCCCGGCCGCGCCCGACCCGGCCGGCGTCTACACCAGCGAGCAGCTGATCCTGGTACGGACCGACGGCACGAAGTTCCCGAACGGTGACGCGTGGAAGTGCGTCACCTGTGGCACCCCGCCC
This genomic interval from Streptomyces sp. B21-083 contains the following:
- a CDS encoding acyl-CoA dehydrogenase family protein — protein: MDTAERELLEETLRRTMKTNTPGAGLDAALADLGWTEMLAQEPGTAIPLVFRLLGETGVQAPVLNDVVLRSAGAPLKDPPPLPYAGGAWVTWVSDDTAEAGPLDPGLPLRPTEPGHLPAPALAAGRRALGWWLLGSGRAMLTLAREHVLERQQFGRPLASFQALRHRLAETYVALEAAEAVLAAADNDTGSLLAKAVAGRSALTAARHCQQALGGIGFTAEHALHRHVKRALVLDGLLGSTRELTREAGRLLLREDHAPRLVDL
- a CDS encoding acyl-CoA thioesterase — translated: MTGLWNDLLDCLDLAPAGANAHEGSSQQLEYRRLFGGQLLAQFACAAQLAAPGKALKSLHTQFLREGRTGEPVVYRSEVAQQGRTFAAVRLTAHQERGVVAVANASLHTWEEGSDRQTTEPVPPLPGPEHAVELGLLPWESRAAADLDTPKSEPAEYALWTRIPPASHTFAPALLAYATDLTAIGTALRPVEGVTQADAGLAFTSAVTSHTVWLHRPFTTGDWLLLRQHSPLAAHGRSFARGDVLTRDGSLLASYAQEALLRFPPREASSVPQDQ
- a CDS encoding acyl-CoA dehydrogenase family protein, which codes for MSTLDILSEDERFIVRTVRDFVDKEVRPVVRELEHANTYPEALIDRMKRLGVFGLAVPESHGGTPVSTPCHVLITEELARGWMSLTGAMGGHAVVAKLLQHFGTQAQQRRYLPATATGEIRATMALTEPGGGSDLQAMCTVARRDGDRGYVVNGVKTWITNARRSGLIALMCKTDPDAVPAHLGISILLVEHGPGLTVSRDLPKLGYKGVESCELSFEDFRVPGDALLGGVEGKGFAQMMQGLETGRLQVAARALGVGRAAFEDALAYAQERESFGKPIWKHQSVGNYLADMATSLSAARQLTLYAAREADAGRRVGMEAGMAKLFASETAMQIALNAVRIHGGYGYSTEFDVERYFRDAPLMIVGEGTNEIQRNVIASQLVRRGGLDA
- a CDS encoding CaiB/BaiF CoA transferase family protein, producing the protein MTEPPAPLPLAGLTVVSLEQAVAAPFATRQLADLGARVIKVERPGGGDFARRYDTTVHGESSYFVWLNRSKESVTLDLKWEAGRAVLEQLLADADVFVQNLAPGAAVRMGLGADALLDRFPSLVPCSITGYGSSGPWADRKAYDLLVQCQTGLVSLTGNAHGAARVGVSIADIAAGMYAYSGILTALLTRATTGVARAVEVSLFEALAKWMNQPAYYTGFGGTQPPRLGTQHATIAPYGAYTAADGQDILFSIQNEREWAALCDRILGLPELVADPRFATGSARVVHREELNVIVAGRFGELDSAEVTDLLDAAGIANAGVNDVAQFLEHPVLSGRDRWRDVGIPGGATVRALLPPADLTGVAARMDPVPAVGEHTGTILAALGYSTADIDRLRAEHVI
- a CDS encoding LysR family transcriptional regulator gives rise to the protein MDIKQLRAIVTVAEVGSVTRAAELLHLVQPAVTRQIRALEQELGVDLFERTGTGMRPTEAGTVMVERARRALDELERARAEVQPAPGEVSGIVTVGLLESTGDLLAEPLVTAVARSHPGVQLRLMTAYSGHLQRWLDDGDLDLTLLYDLDSTPSLNARPLLRERLWAVAPPGAGLRADRPVAFAEAAGHPLVMPAAGHGLRRLVDAAAVRAGSALDVAVQTNSMTVQKQLVRAGHGWTVLPGVGIAEDVAHGTLSAAPLSEPDVWRSIVLGTPRSGRTPPAVEVVARELVGRINRAVARGSWPSAQPHNAGASPEDE
- a CDS encoding FAS1-like dehydratase domain-containing protein → MRPTPPPLHTYVESWTPGPVRDEDVLGVGPAAALSAVLNLPGPAPKAGEALAPMWQWLFFLSWPAGRLLGADGHPLDGHFLPPLPHRQRMWAGGRCEITQPLCLGEPVERVSSLASVTAKRGRTGEMLFVTERREFRRRADVSRGGAGHRLPVRGAADNTRPPSASSPGRTWTSRGSSPCTPTRRCSSASAR
- a CDS encoding thiolase family protein encodes the protein MPEAVLVSALRTPIATAFKGSLRETTVYDLADRVVAAAAEGLDPDLLDDVILAESHYGGGVVARHAAVTAGLGQVPGLALNRHCAAGLAAVQTAAASIRADMDRLVLAGGVNSASTAPKLSWLDRERWVPPSHPDRPDAPNLDMSITVGWNTAVRAGLTREEMDAWALRSHRNAVRALDEGRFKQETLPVDTPFGPFEADEHPRRDTSAQKLAALKPLHPEIEGFSITAGNACGANDAAAVVAVAEERLAREVLGLPVLATVRSWASVALDPAETGLTPIHAIPKALRRAGLTMSDVDLFEINEAFASVPLAAIRNLGLDPGLVNVNGSGCSLGHPVAATGTRMAVTLVHELRRRGGGVGVAAMCAGGGMGSALVLEVPAP
- a CDS encoding class I adenylate-forming enzyme family protein, which codes for MNIVVILEMAASAGERPIVTEGGRSLSAAGLQRLARHAADRFRDRTAVLYLGPNHLAYPVALFGAALAGVPFVPLNYRLGEDQLDALILRHPGAEVLRPADLDALLAPPPGEAEWKPAPEDRDATAVVLYTSGTTAAPKAALLRHRHLLAYVFNTQDFGSANATDATLVALPPYHVAGVMNLLTNLYAGRRVVYQSAFDPADWLTTVRREGVTHAMVVPTMLARITRELGEAEAGVPTLRSLAYGGARCPLPVVERALRQFPGTGFVNAYGLTETASSVCVLGPEDHWQAIASDDPAVRARLGSVGRPLPGVEFEIRDEDGGTLGPDTTGLVFVRGDQISGEYAESDKAPGDGWFATRDRGRLDTDGYLYLEGRADDTIIRAGENIAPAEIEDVLLQHPGVHEAAVLGLADPEWGQRLVAVLVGSGDPEEIRSFARQRLRSSKTPDTVVFRSELPRTSTGKLLRRTLVAELEEAADA
- a CDS encoding SDR family oxidoreductase, with the translated sequence MRIDGSTALVVGGAGGLGEATVRRLHAAGATVVVADLADDKGKTLEAELGVRYVRTDATDEDSVAAAVEVAERAGEFRVAVDCHGGPASGGRLVGKDGSPLDLADFRSTVDIYLTGVFNVMRMAASALARTAPQDEDGGRGVIVTTSSIAAFEGQIGQLPYAAAKGGVSAMTLVAARDLSPLGIRVVSVAPGTVLTPAYGKAADRLEAYWGPQVPHPRRMGRPDEYAALVQHLCENDYLNGEVVRLDGALRFPPK